A genomic window from Silene latifolia isolate original U9 population chromosome 11, ASM4854445v1, whole genome shotgun sequence includes:
- the LOC141614574 gene encoding uncharacterized protein LOC141614574 has translation MGWLIAREAMLLKDRLHRLGVATDDRCLICGAAAETHTHLFLECSYSKLIFEEMARLCGIILPSTGYIQWIGLSQVSDLKKGVILCFFQAAHYHIWMQRNRARLDGCIMRPKILCKMIKREAKTWLQVKFKHTCTVRDQNWLNSLQMSL, from the coding sequence ATGGGTTGGCTAATAGCACGGGAAGCAATGTTACTCAAAGATAGACTTCACAGACTTGGTGTGGCCACTGATGATAGATGTTTGATCTGTGGAGCTGCAGCTGAAACTCATACTCACCTGTTCCTGGAGTGTAGTTACAGCAAACTGATTTTTGAGGAAATGGCCAGGCTGTGTGGCATCATTCTCCCTTCTACAGGTTACATTCAGTGGATTGGGCTTAGTCAGGTTTCTGATTTGAAGAAAGGGGTGATATTGTGTTTCTTTCAAGCTGCACATTACCACATTTGGATGCAAAGGAATAGGGCTCGTTTGGATGGGTGTATTATGCGACCTAAGATCCTTTGTAAGATGATTAAACGTGAAGCTAAGACTTGGTTGCAGGTGAAATTTAAGCATACTTGTACGGTTAGGGATCAAAATTGGCTTAATTCCTTGCAAATGTCGTTGTAA
- the LOC141614575 gene encoding uncharacterized protein LOC141614575 — protein sequence MKRTKTPPITSFFPKRHQTDNAQSQQSSSPINEPEIEIEEPRDSETEIAPTSNHSEDPILDRLTDFDVISLPQDPGLMRKLTDFHINDRDIIRREYVRRGPCQPRDHKFPKTKRNFVVSWFDKFKPWLEYSKEKDAAFCFVCYLFKSDSVSGGEAFVNKGFRTWSKTDAFNKHVGNHMSAHNNAMKNFDVFNKQKSSIACCFENYTKEAKSDYRIRLEASIDALRFITLQGLASRGHDESDESLNQGNFLELRKVFAKRNSDVARALFDKKVPGNCTLTSSTIQKEILSVFANETTKRVIEELDGGFFGILADESADISDKEQMALCLRFVDKTGQLKERFLGIVHVGNTTSLTLKAAIEKLLSANSLTLSSVRGQGYDGASNMKGSIKGLKTLIMEESPSAYYVHCFAHQLQLTLVAVAKKNVDCSVLFDSLANLLNVITSSCKRKDILREKQAENILKALQKGELVSGTGLNQEKGLSRPGDTRWGSHFKTILHVFDLFSSILEVLDAIGEFCDGSELVKVESLAFTMRTFDFVFIGQLMITIFGITNTLSKVLQKKDQDIVNAMALVDATIKSLKKIRDDGWTAHMEKVTSFCQKNEICIPIMSDMYVVPGRHRRGKKQVDNDHHFRIDVFLSLVDQILQEIEDRFDERSKDLLICMSCFNPKDRFSSFDIPNLLRLARFYPS from the coding sequence ATGAAGAGAACTAAAACACCACCTATTACGAGCTTTTTCCCGAAAAGACACCAGACTGATAATGCACAAAGTCAGCAGAGTTCAAGTCCCATAAACGAAcctgaaattgaaattgaagagCCCCGCGATAGTGAAACTGAAATAGCTCCTACTTCAAATCATTCTGAAGATCCAATTTTAGATAGGTTAACCGATTTTGATGTTATTTCTCTTCCACAAGATCCTGGGTTGATGAGAAAGTTAACAGATTTCCACATCAATGACCGTGATATAATAAGAAGGGAGTATGTTCGGAGAGGACCATGTCAACCTCGTGATCACAAATTTCCAAAGACAAAGCGTAACTTTGTTGTTTCGTGGTTTGATAAGTTTAAGCCTTGGTTGGAGTATAGTAAAGAAAAAGATGCAGCAttttgtttcgtttgttattTATTCAAGAGTGACTCTGTATCGGGGGGTGAGGCTTTTGTGAATAAGGGGTTCAGAACTTGGAGTAAAACTGATGCATTTAATAAGCATGTCGGTAATCATATGAGTGCTCATAATAATGCCATGAAGAATTTCGATGTTTTTAATAAACAAAAATCTTCCATTGCATGTTGCTTTGAAAATTATACCAAAGAAGCTAAAAGTGATTATCGTATTCGATTGGAAGCTTCAATAGATGCATTACGGTTTATTACTTTACAAGGATTGGCATCCCGTGGTCATGATGAAAGTGATGAATCTTTAAACCAAGGTAATTTCCTAGAGCTTAGAAAAGTTTTTGCAAAGCGTAACAGTGATGTAGCTAGAGCTCTTTTTGATAAGAAGGTACCTGGAAATTGTACTCTTACCTCATCTACAATCCAAAAAGAAATTCTGAGTGTTTTCGCAAATGAGACAACCAAAAGAGTCATTGAAGAACTCGACGGTGGATTTTTTGGTATTCTTGCCGATGAGTCAGCAGATATATCTGATAAAGAACAAATGGCTCTTTGTTTGAGATTTGTTGATAAAACAGGACAGCTGAAAGAAAGATTTTTGGGTATTGTGCACGTGGGTAACACTACTTCTTTGACACTTAAAGCTGCAATAGAAAAGTTGCTAAGTGCAAATTCTCTTACTCTTTCCAGTGTTAGAGGTCAAGGTTATGATGGTGCTAGTAATATGAAAGGTTCAATTAAGGGTCTCAAAACCTTAATTATGGAGGAGTCTCCTTCAGCTTATTATGTTCATTGTTTTGCTCATCAACTCCAGCTGACACTTGTTGCCGTGGCTAAGAAAAATGTTGATTGTAGCGTCCTTTTTGATTCACTCGCCAATTTACTTAATGTGATTACAAGTTCCTGTAAACGAAAAGATATTCTCCGAGAAAAACAAGCTGAAAATATCTTAAAAGCAttacaaaagggtgaacttgtgTCAGGAACTGGCTTGAATCAAGAGAAAGGTTTGAGTAGGCCCGGTGATACTCGTTGGGGATCTCACTTTAAAACTATTTTACATGTGTTCGATTTATTTTCGAGCATTCTTGAAGTTCTTGATGCTATTGGTGAATTTTGTGATGGGAGTGAGCTAGTAAAGGTGGAGAGTTTGGCATTTACTATGAGGACATTTGATTTTGTTTTTATTGGGCAATTGATGATTACTATTTTTGGGATTACTAATACATTGAGCAAAGTCTTACAAAAGAAAGATCAAGATATCGTGAACGCAATGGCTCTTGTTGATGCGACGATAAAGAGTTTAAAGAAGATTAGAGATGATGGGTGGACTGCTCACATGGAAAAGGTGACATCATTTTGTCAGAAGAATGAAATTTGTATTCCTATCATGAGCGATATGTATGTAGTTCCAGGGAGACACAGGCGCGGAAAGAAACAAGTGGATAATGATCATCATTTTCGAATCGATGTGTTTTTGAGCTTGGTTGATCAAATATTGCAAGAGATTGAAGATCGATTTGACGAGAGAAGCAAAGATCTACTAATTTGTATGTCTTGCTTCAATCCTAAAGATCGATTTTCTTCATTTGATATTCCTAATTTGCTCCGACTTGCTCGCTTCTATCCCAGTTAA
- the LOC141612243 gene encoding uncharacterized protein LOC141612243, translating to MKDEWWLRAAISDVAIVADILLRLKDSSYPCPSPSSFLQPSWGVRQPRSKPSSSSSLPPEKNNNTDTRRSPTTPLSWSEDSSSLNFIPPPSDPIRSKISAASDTPTTSSKRPKRKKTFAELREEEASLLKERIYLNKEMATLRMTLEEQRSMNVNLKRIKLDMQTETGINLEAKPNTEEDRNTRIYQTCEGVSSSVSSQFRKEDASAHLCATPTPKGGSSHSHKPIFVLPDLNMAPDDECDQIGMS from the exons ATGAAAGACGAGTGGTGGCTACGCGCGGCAATCTCCGACGTCGCTATTGTCGCCGACATACTCCTCCGACTTAAAGACTCATCCTACCCTTGTCCTTCACCTTCTTCCTTCCTACAACCGTCTTGGGGCGTACGTCAGCCGAGGTCAAAACCGTCTTCTTCGTCTTCCTTACCGCCGGAGAAGAATAATAACACCGACACACGTCGTAGTCCGACTACCCCGTTATCTTGGAGTGAAGATTCCTCTTCTCTTAACTTCATTCCTCCGCCTTCCGATCCTATTAGATCCAAG ATTTCTGCTGCCTCTGACACGCCTACTACGTCAAGCAAGAGACCCAAAAGAAAGAAG ACCTTTGCGGAACTTAGAGAGGAGGAAGCCTCATTGTTGAAGGAACGTATATATTTGAATAAG GAAATGGCAACGCTACGTATGACATTGGAAGAGCAAAGATCAATGAATGTGAACTTAAAAAGAATCAAG CTTGACATGCAAACAGAAACAGGAATAAATCTAGAAGCGAAGCCCAATACGGAGGAGGATCGTAACACGAGGATATACCAAACATGTGAAGGAGTGTCTTCAAGTGTATCAAGCCAATTCAGAAAAGAGGATGCTTCAGCGCACCTGTGTGCTACGCCTACCCCGAAAGGCGGGTCATCTCACTCTCACAAGCCCATTTTTGTGCTACCTGACCTAAACATGGCCCCAGATGACGAATGTGACCAAATTGGGATGAGCTAA